In Bremerella alba, the genomic window TCCTGATCAATCTGGCGAGCCATCAACTCTTCCCTGCGGCGCGAGACACGGATTTGGAAAAGCGTTATCATCGCAGAAAGAGATTGGACGCGCTACCGCAGATTACCTAAAGTGCGCGCTGGCCGTGTCACTCAGGCCGGAGCGTTGAAAGTTCTCTCGATCTATATCAACGAATTGCCTACGACGATCGTGTGGGAAAGCGGGTATGAATCGTTAGAGCACAAGGTTTACAAATATCGCGATAATGGTGAAGTAATATCCAGTTCACTCGAACCTCATCGAGATCCACAAGGAAATGTTCTCGACAAAGATGGAAATGTGCTGGGCGTACATGGTGTTAATGGCAACAATCTGCGAAGCATCGGAGTCTACACCGTTCCTAAGGCCGGAACTTATTACGTCGTTGGCGAACTCTTGTGGGCGATGCTGCTGGGTTACCTAGGCGGCAAGTTTGTGCTGGGGTTTCGGCGATTTCAAGACAATCAAGAAACCGAGGCCAAACCGACCGAGTAAGATAACTGGACCTTCCACCTCCTCCCCGCCATCATGGAGTCCGCCATGAAAGTTACGTTTGCAATTCTCTTTGCGTTGATCCTGGCCCCCTTCGCTTCGCTTGCCCAGGAACCGTTACCTCGGATCGTTGTTTCAAATGACGGAAAAGACTTTCGCCAAGAAGGGGCAGACAAACCCTTCTACGTCTGGGGGGTCAACTACGACCACAACCGAGACGGCAAGCTGATCGAGGACTATTGGCACGACGATTGGAAAGTAATCGAAGAAGATTTTGATGAGATCAAATCGCTGGGTGCCAACGTGGTGCGGGTTCACTTGCAGCTTCCCAGGTTTATGAAGTCAGCCAACGAGTCCAACGAAAAAAATCTCAAAAAGCTAACCGACTTGGTGAAGTTGGCCGAAGACAAAGAGCTTTACCTGAATCTCACCGGGCTCGGGTGTTACCACAAGCAGGACGTGCCTACGTGGTATGACGAACTTAAGGAGGCCGACCGCTGGCAGGTGCAGGCCAATTTTTGGAAAGCGATCGCCAAGGCCTGTCGCGATAGCGCGGCCGTTTTCTGCTACGACTTGATGAACGAACCGGTGCTCGGTGGCGGAGCCAAGACCGATCAGTGGTTGGTGGGTGAACCGCTAGGGGGCAAGTATTTCGTCCAACGGATTACCATCGACGCCGCCGGTCGCGACAACAAAGAGATTGCCGCAGCCTGGGTGAAAAAGCTGGCCGATGCGATCCGCGAAGTCGACCAGCACACGCTTATCACGGTGGGCGCTATCCCGTGGGCTCAGGTATGGCCCAATGCCAAGCCAGTATTTTACAGCCCCGAAGTGAGCGGACCACTCGATTTCGTCAGCGTGCATTTCTACCCCGAGAAGGACAAGGTCGACCAAGCAATCAGTGCTCTTAAGGTCTACGATATTGGAAAGCCGCTGGTGATCGAAGAGTTCTTTCCCTTGAAGTGCTCTGTCGAGGAGGCCGTGCAGTTTCTCGCCGAGGCCAGGCCCATTACCGACGGTGTTACCAGCTTTTATTGGGGAACCACTCAAGAGGAATACGAAGAAGAGGGCTCTATGCAAGGAGCCATTCTCGCGAGATGGCTCGAGCGT contains:
- a CDS encoding cellulase family glycosylhydrolase, translating into MKVTFAILFALILAPFASLAQEPLPRIVVSNDGKDFRQEGADKPFYVWGVNYDHNRDGKLIEDYWHDDWKVIEEDFDEIKSLGANVVRVHLQLPRFMKSANESNEKNLKKLTDLVKLAEDKELYLNLTGLGCYHKQDVPTWYDELKEADRWQVQANFWKAIAKACRDSAAVFCYDLMNEPVLGGGAKTDQWLVGEPLGGKYFVQRITIDAAGRDNKEIAAAWVKKLADAIREVDQHTLITVGAIPWAQVWPNAKPVFYSPEVSGPLDFVSVHFYPEKDKVDQAISALKVYDIGKPLVIEEFFPLKCSVEEAVQFLAEARPITDGVTSFYWGTTQEEYEEEGSMQGAILARWLERFQALTQAEATQ